In Myotis daubentonii chromosome 11, mMyoDau2.1, whole genome shotgun sequence, the genomic window GAATGAAACCAAAATTCCTAAAAGCATTCTAGAAACGAGATCGTAACTGTAACATGAGTTGATTTTCCAGTTATTTGGAAGCTTGGGAAATTAACACAAAGTGGTAGTAATTCTTGAACAGCAATTAGAATCATTTCTGTACAATATAGGTGAGTTTTTACACAAAGCACCTTTTTAATGCAAGAAAAATGGGAAGTGCCTGGCCTGTGGGTCTCAGTGATTGAgcctcgacccatgaaccaagagatcaaggtttgattccggtcagggcagatgccctagttgcgggctcaatccccagtaaggagcatgcaggaggcagctgatcattgatgtttctatctctctccctctctctgaaatgaataaacacatactttaaaaaatgaaaagaaaaatgggaagtgAAGAAAGCCTTCAAATATGCATCAAATGGAAGATAAGAAAAAAGGCAGAATAACATAGAACCAATGCTGTGATTTAAAACGACATTTATTAACTCAACGATTCTTAGGTCAGCAGTTTAAGCTGGGTTCAGCTGTATAGTTCTGCTGATCTTTGCTGGGCCCTCCTGTGCATCTGCAGTCAAATGGAGGGTTGGCTGGTGGCTGGGTGACATGGGGTGGCTTCACTCACGTAGCTGGGGGTTGGTAGGCAGGTGGCTGGGGGCTAGCTTCCTGCTGCTCTTCCACAAGGTCTCGGGTCGTCTGGCTTGGTATTATTAGATGGTGATTTTAGGATTCTAAtcacagcaagagagagagagagagagctgcaaAGGCTCTTCTACTAGCCAAGGCTTGGAACTTGCCTATTATTTCTACTACATTCTCCTGGTCAAAGCACGTCACCGAACAAGCTCAGATTCGAGAAGTGGGTAAGCAGGCTCCAGCTTTTGGTGGGAGGAGTTGCAAAATACTGTGACTTTTCTGCAGTCTGCCACCTATATATTGCTAATGGTGTGGCAGCACTATTCTGAGTGCTTTGCCTGCATTAACTCAATCACCACATCAATCCCATGAAGTGGGTAGGGTACTGTTACTAAATACAGTTCACCGATGAGAAAACAAGTTCTGAGAAGCTAAGAGACCGGCCCATCTCCGTACAGGTAGTGGCACAGCTGAATCTGAGCCCAGGCAGTCTGGTTCCAGAGGCTGCCCTGTTCACCAACAAGCTGTCCTGCCCCCGAGCGAGGCGGGAGAACTTGTTCTGAGCACACCAGATAAAACTCCAGCCTTGTGTACATTCAACAGTGTGCTCACTGGGCAAACAGGGATACATCCATGCATACTTTATGAGTGAAAATGTGTAAAGGGAACACTAGCATGAGCTATTTCTTTACCAATTTAGTCTCAGAACTAGGATACTAAATGCATCAGAGACgctgctttttcttttgttgaataAGCAACCAAAAATATCCTGAATCAGAGTTCATAGCAATTGTAACCTTTCCTCTTTGGAGTACAGTTATTAGAACTTTCAGCAAAAAGGAAGACTTCCGGCAGCCACAGAAAGTGTGGTCAGGCTGCTGGCGCGTTTTTCAGAATGTCTAAGGAAGGGCTGCCCGGTGGGTCTGGCTGTGGGCGGCATGTCAAGCTGCAGTCTTTGGTTTCAGGTCTCCCAGGCGGCTGCCGAGCTGCAGCAGTACTGCATGCAGAATGCCTGCAAGGATGCCCTGCTGGTCGGAGTTCCAGCGGGCAGCAACCCCTTCCGGGAGCCCAGGTCCTGTGCTTTACTCTGAAGACTGGTGAGTCTTGATCCACCGTGCCAGCCTGGGGCCATGCCACTATAACAGGGCTTCCCAGAGGATTTTGGCAACTGTGTTTTGAATATCTAGTATTCTTGGGGGAATTAAAAAGGAAAGCATTCTTTTGAACATACAAAAAAGTACACAAATAGTGTGGGAAAgtgtttccttttaaaagaagagtaatgatgaaaggaaaaagaaccTCTGACAATATCTTTTAACTAAGATAGGTtcatttttggttttttgttttttacttgacCTTCAGCATGAATTTGGTTTAGTATTCATGGGAACCAAGACAGGAAAAATGGATACAGTGCAATAACCAGCTATCTCCGAGAATAAATCCTGTCTCTGAGTTGCACAACTATCCCTGAAGGGTGACTCTAATCTCTATTTACCCTGCCTGTGCATTGCATCTAATTAAGAGAGTCTCAATCCTCTTGGGCACTAACTCATAAGATGTTAATATCTTCATGTACTTGAGCTCTCTGACCGAGTTAACTGGTGGTCATTGCTTGACCTTAATCCTACTCTCTCTGTCCTTACACCATCCCAGAGTTGTCATTTGCTGCTTGGTGCTGTCAACCCACTTGCTGCTCTTGGGACAAAGGACTCCCCAGAGGAAGAGAGTTGTTCCTACTACCAGCTGTGATGTCTTTCAAAGGCTTCAGAATATATCTCTGTTTCacttacttaatattttattggtttcagagaggaagggaggaggagagagaaatatcaatgatgggagagaatcattggttggctgtctcctgcaggccccctactggggatcaagcccataacccaggcatgtaccctgactgggaattgaacagtgacctcctggtgcataggttgacgcttaaccactgagccaaactggccaggctaTCTCTGTGTTTTAATGGAGGAAGCCTTAATGTAGCTACTGGGGGAAAGTGTGAGTCTGGTTAAAAGAGCTTTAAAAGCCAATTATTGAAATGAAAATCTCTCTTTGGTGGCATATTAGAAATATCATGGGTTCTAATGCATTATGTGGGGTCTAATTcacattttcccttttttctttttttggaagaGTTCAGTGAGTAGATTATTAGAGTCTTTTGGGGCCAACATATTCAAATTTTGTGTTTGAATGGGTTTTCATGCAGTAAATAATCATCTTAGGTCCGTTTTCATACATATAAAGGAAATTATGCATATTAAAAAGTAGTCATACTATCAGGTACTGTTGtaccttttaataaaaaatgccCACATTTTTGGTATTAAAGTAGTAGTTACATGCTGGcatggcatttttctttttacagagcACTTTCATGGGTGCTATTCCTTCAGTAGCGTGGTTTgaatgggttttttaaattaacttgttACTCTCTGCTTTGAGAATACTAAAGTGTCCTATGAAATGCTGACTGTTAATTTCATGTGTAAATCTTACTAAAGTGAAAATGAACCAAATTCTCTTTCCATTAGGAAAGAAGTTCGCTAAGGAAGCCTTCAGGCACAAAGTGATGAATGACTGCCTCCAAGTCTCACGAAAACATTTTTCTCTAACCAAATGACTTACATATTCAGACCTTCCCTGTGGCCTGGTCCTATAGCCAAAATTCTACAGAAATTGATGAGTTTCAACTCAAATTAGGAAACTGGGTGAAGGAGAagacttttaaataataatggcCTAGTTTGTTTGGTGAAGTGCTTTATACTTAAGACAAAGACCCTACCACCAAATATACAAAAATGCACCTCTTTCGTAAGTGAATTATTGGTGTTTCTAGACCTGAAAtattatgtatgttttatttaCTAGATGTTTACATTTtgggaaggaaaacatttttattaaaaaattgaatactTGTAATTTGTTGTTCCTAAGATTTTTACACCATAACAAAATGTGTCCTTTTCTCAtgaatttataatttcaaaatgaaGGCAAGACAGTGTAAAAGTGAGGGAAAGAACAGACTTTATTAATCAAGTGATGTCTTGATATTTGTGAgaagattgttttattttaacactaAATATGGAAGCTGTTTCTTAGCAAACTTGTTTGGAAAGATTAATGTGTTGTGTATTAGATCTCCCCGTTTTGTGTATGCCACAGATCTGATCTTTGTCTTAAGTTCCTCGACTCCATAGTTGTggttatactttaaaaaaaacactacatTATCTCATAGCtttcaaatgtttaaaatgtgACTTACAGAACACTGCAAATGATTAAAAGCAAAGCAATGTGAAAATCTTACAAGCTAAATGGATTCTTAATGTCATAAGTGTTTTACTTTGATGATGTGCCTTTGATTTGAGACACTAAAATGGATACTTTGTGTTTGTAATAATTTTTGAAGAGCTTGGAAATAAAGTTTCTGCTTAACTCATTATTTTCTATGACAGCAACGTTTGGTGTCTGATTTTGTTTTAAGGTTTCACAGATTTCTGTTTGCTTGTGAGATTGAATGCTGGAAGTGGGAGATACaaagttttgttataagtacttGTAGAAGTTTATAAATCGTATATGTATAACATACAGAAATATCTCAATTGTTGGCATTTGCTCTTGAAATAACTATGTGTAAAaccataagtaaataaatgaaaatattttttgagcgTAAGGATTGTTACAATAGAGAAAACAGAAACCATTAGGTGGGTACTCCCTTAAGTTCTGGCCACTAAACTTCCAAATCTAAGCAATCTGAATGCCTTTCATTCGATCATAATTCAGGTGTCCCTTTCTAGCCCTGGTATGTATTCTCTGGATCTGATTCACCTTCTCTGAAATGTCACACTGTCAATTATCCTTTCTCTCCCTTATCTTCAGCTTCTCCATCGGATCTTTTCTATCATCATTTAAACATGTTCCATTCTCTATCTTAATGAtaacaagcatttttaaaaatctccattaACAAATAAATTTTGGTTTACAAGACGAGTAAGTCCTAGAGATCTGCTTACAGCCTAGTGCCTATAATTAACAATACTctattgtatacttaaaaatttgcTAACAATGCAGATTTTATGTTAACTGTTCTTATCACAAAAATAATAAGAGGGCAGGGAGAACCTTTTGGAGGTGGTGACTAGGTTCATGGCATAGATTGTGATGATGTTTCACTTATCTCCAAACTCATCAAGTTGTAAACATTAATTATGTACAGGTTTTAATGTGTAAAATAGAAACAACTCACAAGAACTCCTCTTAGTCCACTTTTTCCTTCAGCAAAATCTTGGTACTATAGTACAAGAAAACTAGAGACATCTCATAAACACAGATGCAAATGTCCTAAATATAAACAAATCAAATCTAACAATATATCAAGAGGAGATACAATGTAACAAAGCTAGTTCAATATAAGGAAATCTATCAATGCAATTCATTCCATGAATGGTTTAAAGAAGAGAATCTATGCCAACAagtcatttgataaaattcagtgGTTGTTCTGAATTAAAACTAAGTGGACTAATGACATAGGAaagtatatatagaaaaataagcattttCTACACTGGCAATAGCTATttagaaatggaaatggaaactaTATCCCATTTCCACTTTAATGACAAAACgataaaaaatacttgaaaatttaacaaaagttGCAAGTTAAAAGAAAAGCTTTTATTGCTGTTTATAGAACAGGGTCTACATAAATTAAAGTTCAATAATATCATTAAATCTCAATTTCATATAAACTTAGTGGCattcctattttatttcttttgaggaAAACTGGTTAAAATATCTaaaagttcatatggaaaaatcaAGTGTCCAAGATAGTTTTTaaaaccgtgtgtgtgtgtgtgtgtgtgtgtgtgtgtgtgtatgtatttaaaaacaaggGTGAAGCTTGCCTTACTAGTTCTTAAAATTTACtttgcctagccagtgtggctcaggggttgagtgtcaacctatgaaccaagaggtcacggttcagtttcCAGTCACAGGTACATGCCTAGgatgaaggctcaatccccagtagagggtgtgaaggaggcagccaatcaatgattctctctcatcattgatgtttctacctctctccctcttcccttcctctcttttgaaatctggctgggttgctcagttggttagagcatcgtctcaATAAGCCAGGGTTATGGGTTCTCtacccagtcaaggcacatacaagtatcaaccaatgaatgtatgaataagtggaacaacaaagaaatctctctctctctctctctctctctctctctctctctctctctctctctctcaaaaaccaataaataaaattttttaacaaagtaaaaaaagttttacttttaagCTGCTGAATcaaaataatatgattttaaaaatgaaaaaaacacaaaataaactaTTATTGTGGTATAGGAATAGgtaaatagatgaatggattataactgttcagaaataaataactttttttttcctattcagtGGGAAAGTATGGTTTAATTAGTAAATGATGCTGCCATTATTGGCTATccatttagaagaaaataaaattgggtCTGTATTACACTATGTAAAAAAACCTACATGGGTTAAAGAAAGATAATACAAAAGCATTAGAAGAAAAATTAGGATATTAATTATACAGGTTTAGGGTAAAAGCTGTCTTTGTAAGCAAGGCGGGAAACCcagaaatcaaaagagaaaagacatCTACACTTGCCTATacgaaattaaatttaaaaaagttaaataaggCATTTCACTTAAGTGTTAAATTAGTAACTGTTGTATGGTAAACATAATAACAAaccaaataaaaaagcaaaagacagaaaaacatttttttcagccTTCATTTTGTATTGCTACAATTTGCTATCCCCATCCCCTTCAACTCAGGCTACTCCATTTGTTGGATCCCTTGTTTTAGGGTGGGGTTCAATATTTGGGGAGAATATCCAGGCTCCTACAATGTGAGGCAAGGGGTGGGACACGCCAGTGTTGATCCCAGGGGTATGCTGAGTTTCAGAGGAAAGAGGAGTATCTTATGTCCATCACAATTGGAGAGACAGGTGATATTCTGGTGAGGTCTACTAAGTTTGAACTGGGCCTTGGAACTTGGGAGTAAGGCCTCTCACAAGACTTCAAAGGTCAGCATCACTATCACCAGCAATGAACCTAAATGCAAGTAACTCCCTCTAACATGAAAAGCTCACAGGAAAATGAAATACTCTCAGAGAAAGAATCGAAATTTCTATTGCAAGAGCCAATCTGGGGATTTGGGGCTGTTCCAATCAATTCCATGTGATGAGGTGTTTGGGAAAGGACCTTGGAGGCTGAACTCACACTTTTGGCTCCCTAACAAGGGTCTATCCAGAATATTTGAATAAGCAAACTATGGAGCAGAATGTATATTATGAACATTTAATATAGAAAACCAAGAACATCTAAGAACAATTGCATTTTCTTTAAGGTATGACCAACTCTAAATCATTCTGTGATTGGTCTAGCAACAAAAACAATGGGATGTGGCAGGTAgcactattctttctttttcaaaaaaaccTCAGACGAGTTTGTCCATCAGCTCTACCAGGGACTTTTTCATACACTAGACGTCGCTTTTTGAATTGTGGTAGTTGTGAACTCGTGAGATCtgttaaaaggagaaaaaggaaaaccatTTTAGTGCTGAAAATAATAAAGTGTAGCTATTTTTTCCAACTATTCAAATGGATCTTGTCTTTTCATCAtctgaagttttaaaattttcaaattgggataaaataatgactattaaaattaaatttttagcaTAAATGCACCTGTACCTAATGGCCCAGTACTAATTAGTGTTATAAACACATATTTGTATGGCCATACCTTATGCAAATAACTAAATCTCTCCTGATTTAAGACTCTTGCCTTTAAGTTTTCCCTCAGTAAGCCTGTTCTTTAACCCATACATGTAATGTTGTAAAATGTATCCTGAACTAGTATAGATGGTGGTGATGTGTAGACTCATCTTACATGACTATATTCTATATGATATACACTAGCCTGAAATAGCCTGGATTGATTAAATCAGTATAAAAGGAGGCTAAAATTTAAAACCATTCTAGGATTATTCCTGGAAATATATAATCTCATAATTGCAAAAGTTGGATGCCATtacaagcaaattaaaaaaaaaatgtagtagaTAGTTTTGTCATAGATATCACAAATAATACACTTAAAGGACAAATGGAAATTATCTTGAAGTTATGCTAATGGCTTTGAATAAATTTTTTAGGGCTGCATCAATATGAATTCAAAATGTGTTATATCTTAAACATATTTGGAGATAATGATGTGTTAGGGAAAACCACAGTAAAAAGTCAAAAGTTGCCATAGTGATATGAAGATACTATCATCAAAGATTTatgtgaggggggcaggaggtaggggggtaagagatcaactaaaggacttgtatgcatgcatataagcataaccaatggaaataagacactggggaataggggaggctaggggactgtctagggtggggggataaaatggacacatatgtaataccctttgtaatactttaagcaataaaaaaaaaaaaaagatccgtggacaaccttaaaaaaaaaaaaagatttatgtgAACTATTTGAATGAAATTACTTTATGAAAATAATTGGaaagtatttatatataatttaaatatatatatttataactaaATTAATGACTATTCCATCTATATCCTAAAagcttaaatattaaaatttattttaaaatattttctgaagtcTTATTGAGAAAATGGGAGGATTATTCTATATTGAGGGCCCTATATTCAAGAACATACAATTATTTGTATGCTTAATTTGTCCCAGGGTGGAAAAAAGATGGAATTTTCATCCAGTTTATTAATGAAGCTGGAATAATCCTCATGTCAAAATGAAACAAAGCACAAATAACACAATAGATTAATTTCATTATGAATACAGGTATGAAAATCATAAATATTAGCAACCATGtgtagcatattttaaaaatcaccccTCAAAACCAATTCAATTTATTACAGAAATGGCAAAAATGGTTTAACACTATTAAACTTGTCAGTACAATCCTTGACATTAATAAGTCAGTGGAGAAAACATGCTTGATTTATCCCAATAGGTGCCAAAAAGAGTTTATAAAATTCAGCATCTGTTCCTCACAATAGTTCTTACAAAACTAGGGATAAAATACTTAGTAAAATCAAGAACAAAGAAATTATGACCATTAAAGGGGATCAAATCCAAGTTTTGTGAGTCCTGGAGGTTctcttttaataaaagaaagaatataagATTTTCAGGACCCCTCTCAGGTTTCACAAAGGGGCCTATGCAAAAGAGGAGCTTTGAAGCTTAAGcttctcccttttttctcccatcatGGCAAGGTCACCTTGTATGACCATTAGAACTTAACATTTTGTTCTAGATGTTCAGGAGGTAGCAACAAGAAATGACACAAAAGAAAGGTATAATTACCATAAGTGAGGAAATGATTAAATGTTCAAAAACATGAATTGCATAATAGAGCTAATAGTAAGTATCTATTGAACAGGATTGTCAGAATTAAATAATCCACATAAGAGGCCTAAAATGGCACGTGGCATATAATAAGCtcttgtgggtgggtgggaagtaatcaaccaaaaaacgtgtgtgtgtgtgtgtgtgtgtgtgtatgtaggtatgtatatatatatatatatatacacacacatacacacacacacacacaccatggacacagacaataggctggtgaaggcctggggcagggctgggggcaggctagaaggggtgaatagggggaaaagggggacatatgtaatactttcaacaatgaagattttttaaaatagcagctCTTAATAAATTTTAGCCCATTCAATATCCCTGCCTGACAaattttctaattcactgatttctCTGTTTAATctttgttgattttaatcttctgATTTTTAGATTTGTTCTGTGTTTTTCACTTCTAAAGTTGAATGCTTAGTTCATCTAAAGGTACAAGaatttgatatattttctttgcatttattttcttagcTATCTCTAATTAGAATTCTGGTTTTTCCTTTGAACCAAAAGTTATTGAGGACTCTTagtcattaaaacaaaaacatttttttaaaattttgagatgGTTATATCATCTTAAGTTACATTTGAGAATAGTGTATTAACTATTGAATAGCATTACCTGTTAATGATTTCCTGTCTCCTGGGTTAGATGAAGGTTCAGCATGCCTTTTCTGTCCTAAACATGTTCTACCTCTTTGGTAGAAATAAAGACTGTTGAattctttttgatttttattaGAATCAGAAGCACAAAACAAATCCAAACTGGGGACAGATGGTAATTCTTTCCAGAAAGTCTCTTTAGTCCCAGCACTTGAACTTCTGTATAGGAGGCCTCCTAACTCATCTGATAGACATTTTTGTTGATTAGTGAATAAATTATCTCTCTGAGAGTACCATTTGTCACACTCAGTCTCCTCTGAACCATACTGTAGGTTGAATGAGTGATTCTGTTGTTCCCATACATTTTCCTTAAAGCTCCAATGAGGAGGTGATTGAGAGCCTTCTAATGAAAAGACAGGGGCAAATTCTTCTTTATTTATAGGTCTTTTTGCTTCCTGTGTTCCCTTTTTctgataatttataaaattaagggCAACTCTCTTCTGAGTGTTGATTGGTGATATTCTGCTTTCACAATTCATTTGTGTTAGATCTAAAGAAAAGACATCTGTCTGTGAATCATTCTGGTTTAGAAAGGAGTTACCAGCTGAGTTCCTTGATTTCATATTAATCAGAAAAGAATTTTTCTCTATGTTAGGGTTACAACTGGAGTCTTTCCAATAGCTGGTCTGACTGTAAGAAGTCACAGGTGGTAAAACGCAcggcatttctctttctcttagtTCCATCAGGGAAAAGTTATAGTTTGAAGTGCTGTTTGTTTCTTCCTGCACTGTCTCTCCTAAGTGTAAATTCTGGTAATATTCATGTTCTTGAATGGCAGAGTCTAAAGAGTCAGAAGCTGAACTCTGAGAAGGGAAggtactggtttgattcctattTTCCTGAGGTGATGACATTTGAGGTGATTTTGTTATGGGAGAAGAACCAATCTTGAATAAGGAAGTGATGTCacaaaaatgctaaaaatagttaaaaattaattaatacaatACAAATACAATATGAACATCagtcaaataaatataaataataatgctTATCTATATGAAAAGGAGGCTAAATATAAATAAGTAGTTTATTATAGGTATTATATTGACCCATGTAATATTAACATAATTAGGCtctgttaaaagaaaaacattgtaaTTTGCATCTATTTTCTaatcagttataaaataattttttagttaCACAAGTTACACATGAATACCATTTCCTTgataaaaatttaacattttaccaATGAGGCTAAAGTTCTCTTTACTATAAGGAAGGGTGTCAGGATTGTTTGGAAGAGATTATGTAAATCCATTTGAATAGAATGTATAATTAAATATTTGGGGGCACAATAACATTTCACAATTATTTAGATCGTGATAAACTGACTGTACTGAATTATGTGTATAACgtaactttaaaatgtataatgtgATTGACAGCCTATGAGAATTCTATGTAAAATTTAGCTCAAGGAAATTATTTGTTTGCTATGTGAAGTCCAAAACAATTACACTTAGATACCTTCATTTTGAATACCCTTATTGTAAAAATACATACTCAGATGGAAAGGAAATAAACCTTTATAAGAATATAGATCTCAAATAACTAACCTTTAACACTTTTTCTGGAACTTCAGGTAGGAGTTCCTGAAGTTGACAAAGAGTTGCTGATAATATCCAGTGGAGTGAAGGTCCTTTATGTAACATGAGCTGAGCCACCAATGGGTTAATACATGGGAAATCAAGTAAGTACATTTCTTCCTAGAAAAGAGTTTAAGGAATAATCAGCCATTGGTCTTTTAAAAGTGACCCATTTTATTCTACTCATTCTATTGGATTAAAACTTTTGTCATTGCACCTACATTCAATTTGAGATGCCTGGAAAAAAAGTATGGCTAGGAGGGAAAGAAACTTTCATACACTCTCAGTCTAATCACGCATTCAAAAAGATGTGTTACAGTTCACCTTCTTCACATGACAATTGTTTTAACCAATGCTACATTTTCTAAAGAGAAATCTTTTACAGGACTTAGTATAGGACCTCAAGATTTCTTTATCTCTCCCTTTGTATACCATATACTATCACTGTTTGATTAAGATGAACCATGTTTCTGATACTTAAGAGATGTTATAATTTCAGGAAAGCCTTGTTGTAAAGACTATATAGGGAGAACTTCTATCGACCATAACTGACCTTGACAGtctaaaaatgtatgttttcagGTCTAGAAATATAGCAGCCATCTCTATATTCCATTTTTTCCTGAATTGCACTGGCTTTTTGTACCCTCTCTGATTTTTATCAAATGACAGACATGTGAGCAGATTTGACATATCTTGGTaagacacacatatacatgtcATATAATTATACCCATACTTGCTGATTGTATTGTGTTCTATTTAAGCATGTAAAAGTTCTGTGATTTAATAgatatgaacattttattttattagtttgttttataattttagtttttgaaTAAGTAAAAATCACATGGTTCAAAACTTTAAAAGTACTGAAAGGTGAAAAGTCTCATTCCCACCCATTACTCCAGTTCTCTTTGGAGATAACCATTGTTATCATTTCTTGGTATCCTTCCagaagtattttattaatttataaataaacacataaatattaaTTTCCCCTTGTTTTTCACAAATGGTAGTATAGTGCATGCTCTGTCCTGCAACTTCGATGTTTCACTTAACAATCTATCTTGGAGATTATTCCATATTAGTACATAAAGAGccttgtcattctttttttaatggcttcatgatttggatatattttaaatataaaggtaACAGAAACACTGAGTTGGTATGAGGTCTTGGAAATATTTATGCTCAAACCAAaggaatttctaaaaattaactaTTTAATCTTATAAGTACTTTAAAACTCTACTTTGAGTTTCAATAATATAACTGAATTACTGACAAATCATGAAACGATAAAATTTTGCTATTCTCTTAACAAATTTACTattcttaaatgtttaaatttaggaattagaaaaatagttatgttttaaaatatattaggcATTAAAGTCATTACATCACCCTATAATAACTTAGATTTGAAAGTTCATTATAAAAGATCTCATTAAAATAGTTCTGTGAAGttaacaaatacaaatatttctaGAAAATGGTCTAAGTAAATGTTGTACATGATGGTTTTGTCATATATGCTCATGCAAGCACTGGAGAACAAAATATACTACCAGAAAGAATTCAAATACAGGTATTCATATTTGCTTTGAAAATATCTAACTTATTTATTTAGGAAATAAACCTTAGATGGTGAAACTTCAAGCCAGGATTTATCCAACCATTCATGAGGATCTCTCTTTGAAGTCATTAAATTGTGGTCAGCAATTTGTCGGATTATCAATGCAGTCTCTTCCACCCCTGGAGCAATTATtagctgaaaaatatattttaatgtcagACTATGGAAAATATTTGGAAGTAAATTATATCATTCAAAAATTGTttataattagaagaaaaaaaacccagcagGGTCTAATCTTTGCGCACTATTTtagatataatttattaatttgtctATGTGAAACCCAggacatttttttgtgtgaggaTAAgcaattttctttccttctttaagaATGATATCCTGGTAGTTTCCAATTTTTGGAACTAAATTGTTTTTCCTCACTTCTGTTGACATTTATCAATAACATCATTTAAATCTATTTGGTATTATATTTCATCTGTATTAGAAGAAAAAGCAATTTGGCTATCACTagtaatgtttaatattttgctttttctagGT contains:
- the GNG10 gene encoding guanine nucleotide-binding protein G(I)/G(S)/G(O) subunit gamma-10 isoform X2 — protein: MSSGASVYALQRLVEQLKLEAGVERIKVRRRRPLLGAEQGGRVSQAAAELQQYCMQNACKDALLVGVPAGSNPFREPRSCALL
- the GNG10 gene encoding guanine nucleotide-binding protein G(I)/G(S)/G(O) subunit gamma-10 isoform X3, whose protein sequence is MSSGASVYALQRLVEQLKLEAGVERIKVSQAAAELQQYCMQNACKDALLVGVPAGSNPFREPRSCALL